ACAAATTGCGTAGGAACAATAGCAGATCCTTAAAGTCAGAATCTTCCATTTTTAAACACACAAAGACGATAATGTGACACGCATAGCATATTAGAACTGTAAAACTCAGTAACGAGCAAGTAGTAAAAGCATAAGATAAGTACCCACACAAGCAGTAGAAGGGAAGCTAAGCAAATCAATCATCAGCACCATCAGTCTTCCCAGCACCAAAAGGGTCATGATTCGGACCCAACTCTTCTCCCATATGGCGTTGCACAAGCCTCGACAAATCAGACATCACCTTAGCCTCGCGCTTAGCCTTCTCCTCATAGTTAAACATCGCCAACGCCCGTTTATCTTCAGCACTGTAAACCTGGTTCTCCTTCCTGATACGAATAGCATTCATCCTCTGATGCCTACTCCCACTCATCACGTACCCAAGATCCTCAAACCTCTGAATCTCATCAGCGTTGAGACCCACTTCTCCTCTACGTGGGATACGTTTCCCTTGCTGAACATACTGAGCTATAGCGTCTCCTTCACCGGGTCGTAAAGCACCACCGTAGCTGATGTGTCCTTCGGCTTTAGGTAACGGCATTGGACCCAcctcaccttcttcttcttcatcttctggtAAAGCTTTCTTCTTCGATTCAATAATcatcttcatctcctcttcGTCAAGCTCAGGCTCCTTCCCCGCTTCTTCCAACTTCCCCTTCGAATCAGTGTCCTTCTTGCTCTTTGATTTGCTACGTTCTTCCCCAGAAGACGAAGAAGCGCTAATCTCAGATTCATCATCAGAATCACTATATCTCCTCTTCCTCCTATGTCCTCTCCTCTTCCTACTactcttctgcttcttcttcctccttcttctcctcctaTCTTCCTCATCCGAATCATCATCACTCTCGCTATCACTATATCGTCTACTACGCTTACTCCTAGAGCTCTtactcttcctcttcttcctagATCTATCAGACTCAGATTCCGACTTACCAGACTCAGATTTCGGATCTTCCTCGTCCTTCTCCGGAACCTCCTCGTCGGCGGCGTTCTCATCGGACTCCACCTCGTTGGGATCTCTAGGCGGACTCGGCGTGTTCCTCCAAATGCAGTGCTTACCAGATTTCCTCATCTTGAGGCGTTTAAGCCTCCGGTACTCCGCGTGACTCAATCCTTTCAGCTCTTCGTCGGAGTCTGAACCGGATCTCCTCCCTCTACGGTGGTCTCGGTCTAGGTATCCTTGATCTCTCCCGAACCTCCTTGGAAGCGAGTTCATCGTCACTCTCCAACCCTAAAATTTCAATCCGAACGTAACCGTATCTAATTAGGATTTGAGTTcaatatatatgtgtacattaAGGCCCATCATAAAAGCCCAATTAAAAGAACCTTAGCGGAGTTGTTTCCTTATTGTTGttgaaatgaaaaaacaaaattcattaTTATACCCATAAACATTTGTTTTGTTACAAAGCACCCCGTAAGTTTAATTAGAGTCAATACACATAGTAatacttttacaaattttaaatttaattagttACACTACGTGAAAAAATTGGAATTTTGTAACTGAACCAATGCTCTTACATGATTATAGTTACTATAGAATACTTTTGTATTAACAAATTTCTGGTCACTTTACTATAGTCTTACCCTTCATACACTAACCATAGAAATATAAGGAagattttgtgaaaattataagtttttataaactaTAGAAATTTTTATCACACACGTACATGTTCTCCACTATTTGTATCTTCTCAACTCAAACCTCTCGCAAGAACCATCTTTAGGATCATAGGAAACGAAGTTGTCATCATGAATCGATAAAGAACAGACCTTTCGGTTCAACGAAGCCGTTGTAGTCGAACACCACATGAACTCCCTCTGCTCCGTCGGAATCGGCGTTGTTTCATAACTTTGGTTCGTTTCTTTCCTTAGGTCCAATGATCTTGCTTGAATCTTGCTATAGCCTTCGATAGCGTATAGCTTAGTCCCCACAAACCCTACGCTCATGTCTGGTTGATACAGCTCCAAACCCGGTCCTCTATGAATATTGTCGGTTTGGAAATCAAAGATCCACACGGCTGAACCGTCTGATCCGGAGATGATGAAAATCTCTGGACCAATAGCGATGACCGCGGAGACGGGCTGGCAATATAATGATTCAAGAGACAGGCATATACTAACTGATTCTCCCTATGGCTATTCTTGCAGAGACTGAACCATTTTCCAAGATGTGTAGGATCGGTTTTGTCAATAAAACAGAGAAAGACTGAATCTTTACTGAGGATACACCGAGTCTTGTGAAGCTATGGTAAACTAACAAGATGCCATAGCTTCTTCGACACACAATAGAGCGCAATCTAGACAAAATGTTCCAGACTGCGTCCTTTGGTAGTGAGAGAAAGAAAGGCGGCATAGATCATATGGAGATCACCTAGAGCAATATCCATTGATCGTTATTTTTTTCAAGTTCAGAAATTGTTCAGTATTTATCTGATAATTCATAAAATTAGtctatttctaattttaaacataaatttgatatttttaagaaTTCGATGACATCTctaatttaacaaaatatagaatatgaaGCGACGACGGAATCCGTATTttattgttgtattttaatatttgaaaatctaaacttaatctagtgttattagttctatgattttaaaacttGTATTTAAATCATGTGTTACTGCCTATTGgtttcataatttataaattctattcaAATCGAATGTTACCCAATCATACTAATTTACTTATAGAATTGATTTCAAAATAGATTTGTATAGATTAtgtgttaaaaatacaaaaactcaaatcccaaagaaaattttcagatttgtaaatagtaattaatatttagatgttaaattttaaattttgtatattttacttggatttgtaaatattttggGTCAATCATTGTTCATGAGGAAATGTGGCATCTGTTATTTTGGCTAAATGTTGAAGTTTTGGCTCAATCATTGTTCATGAGGTTCATGAGCGAAGGATTTTCTGACCTATTAGTTTATGATTTAAGTCTTATCTATAGATCTTATTGGATGCTGCGTTAAGAGATGTCTTTTGCAATTTGTACAGTCGTCTACAGAAAGCTCAGTTCACCAAGCAGACCATTGGCTTTCACATTCTCATGGAACTTTCCTCTGTAGAACTTCATCTTAGTCTAAGGAGACCGAAAAGATTATATCAGGAGACCAAAAAGATAAGCAATCAATATTACCATAGATTTTAGGAACTGATGTCAAGCATCTGCATCTACATTAATATGTTTATTATCATTGCAGCAAATATGTACAGACACGTTGAAGTATTGCGAATAGATGAcatataaaaacaaacaaaaagagagaaaaaaaacagagaggcAATCACAAACACGGGAACAACCTCACACACGCATAAACAAAAGAGAACCTCTCTAGCCTACAAAAGTAAGAAAGACGAACTCTGCATGCAACGACCACTTGATGTGTCAAAACGAAAGCGCTTCAGGggctactctgtttcttcttcttcttcttcttctctagttTGAGATTTGGGGTTAGAGATTATAGATCACACGCCGTAAGTAGGAGGAGAGTTCCTTGGTCCATTCTCTGATCCTGGTCCCTTCTCGAACGCGTCCGAGGTCGAGCGTCTCCTGAACCGAAAGGGTTCCTTTCCTCCTGCGTTTGCTCCGTTAACATCCCAAATAGGTTCCTTTTCGTTAGTAAAATTCACTTGAACCATAACATGAAACATATATCTTTAAATctatataatagaaaaaaaaaacaaataaaaaaacgtaATGGTGTTatgaaaaaaacacaaatatcaTACGTTAGGTATGTATGACAACATTTGACAAGACGGCTCACTTATTCCAACCATATATATCCCCCAATCAAGGacagtaaaaaaattaataataaaatcataggTGAGATTAAATGGACGAAACTACCCCTAGCCGAATTAAGTGGCGTACCACTGTGTCACCTACCAAATAAATAACGGAGACAAAGcggtaataataaaaaaacactcACCAGAGAAAGGAGAAACCGGTGGGGTTGAACCGGCCGGCGAAACCGGAGCTGAACCGCCTTGGTACCCTGGTGGTTTTATTATCATGATGCTGCGTGTCACTTTCAGAGCCTCTTCCGGTGAATCTCCACCGTCCGATTGATCTAAGACACGACCAATTAATCAAAAACATCAGATCGACGATCAGTCATGTTACTCATGTAATAATATCCGTTAAAGcatctttatgtttttttttttatgtttcatatcAAAGAAttaagt
The nucleotide sequence above comes from Brassica napus cultivar Da-Ae chromosome A9, Da-Ae, whole genome shotgun sequence. Encoded proteins:
- the LOC106426774 gene encoding dormancy-associated protein homolog 3-like isoform X2, giving the protein MGILDHLWDDTVAGPRPENGLGKLRKHHTFSFRPSSGNDQSDGGDSPEEALKVTRSIMIIKPPGYQGGSAPVSPAGSTPPVSPFSGGKEPFRFRRRSTSDAFEKGPGSENGPRNSPPTYGV
- the LOC125577965 gene encoding F-box/kelch-repeat protein At2g44700-like, producing the protein MKFYRGKFHENPVSAVIAIGPEIFIISGSDGSAVWIFDFQTDNIHRGPGLELYQPDMSVGFVGTKLYAIEGYSKIQARSLDLRKETNQSYETTPIPTEQREFMWCSTTTASLNRKVCSLSIHDDNFVSYDPKDGSCERFELRRYK
- the LOC106426774 gene encoding dormancy-associated protein homolog 3-like isoform X1, whose amino-acid sequence is MGILDHLWDDTVAGPRPENGLGKLRKHHTFSFRPSSGNDQSDGGDSPEEALKVTRSIMIIKPPGYQGGSAPVSPAGSTPPVSPFSANAGGKEPFRFRRRSTSDAFEKGPGSENGPRNSPPTYGV
- the LOC125577661 gene encoding NF-kappa-B-activating protein-like; its protein translation is MNSLPRRFGRDQGYLDRDHRRGRRSGSDSDEELKGLSHAEYRRLKRLKMRKSGKHCIWRNTPSPPRDPNEVESDENAADEEVPEKDEEDPKSESGKSESESDRSRKKRKSKSSRSKRSRRYSDSESDDDSDEEDRRRRRRKKKQKSSRKRRGHRRKRRYSDSDDESEISASSSSGEERSKSKSKKDTDSKGKLEEAGKEPELDEEEMKMIIESKKKALPEDEEEEGEVGPMPLPKAEGHISYGGALRPGEGDAIAQYVQQGKRIPRRGEVGLNADEIQRFEDLGYVMSGSRHQRMNAIRIRKENQVYSAEDKRALAMFNYEEKAKREAKVMSDLSRLVQRHMGEELGPNHDPFGAGKTDGADD